The following are encoded together in the Dyella terrae genome:
- a CDS encoding RidA family protein: MSEIDVRLADMGLTLPPPFTLPAGLRLPFDAVQVDGTRVFFSGHGPQGADGLMAPPFGKLGTNLTVAEGYQSARLVALSVLASLKRSIGDLDRIRRWHRIFGMVNSAPGFIEQPNVINGFSDLIIALYGPQRGAHTRSAVGMAELPFNIPVEVEGELSLFP, encoded by the coding sequence GTGAGCGAGATCGATGTACGCCTTGCGGACATGGGGCTGACGCTGCCGCCACCTTTCACCCTGCCAGCTGGGTTGCGCCTGCCGTTCGACGCCGTGCAGGTGGATGGCACGCGCGTGTTCTTTTCGGGGCATGGGCCGCAGGGTGCCGATGGCTTGATGGCGCCGCCATTCGGCAAGCTGGGTACCAACCTCACGGTGGCCGAGGGCTACCAATCCGCTCGCCTCGTGGCGCTTTCCGTGCTCGCGAGCCTCAAGCGCAGCATTGGCGATTTGGATCGTATCCGGCGCTGGCATCGCATCTTTGGCATGGTCAACTCCGCGCCCGGTTTCATCGAGCAACCGAACGTGATCAATGGCTTCTCGGACCTGATCATTGCGCTCTACGGGCCGCAACGGGGCGCGCATACACGCAGTGCCGTCGGCATGGCGGAGTTGCCGTTCAATATTCCGGTGGAGGTCGAAGGCGAGCTTTCGCTGTTTCCGTAA
- a CDS encoding lipid-A-disaccharide synthase N-terminal domain-containing protein, with translation MDFLTHELSHVLEALHRFELTPWKMVGLLGSVMFTSRWFVQLYYTRKLKRVVMPLSFWWLSVVGSALLLSYFIFGKNDSVGILSNFFPSFVSVYNLVVHMREMKRRSLIESEV, from the coding sequence ATGGACTTCCTGACTCACGAACTCAGCCACGTCCTCGAAGCCTTGCATCGGTTCGAACTGACGCCCTGGAAAATGGTGGGCCTTCTGGGGTCGGTGATGTTCACCAGCCGCTGGTTCGTGCAGCTGTATTACACGCGCAAGCTCAAGCGCGTGGTGATGCCATTGTCGTTCTGGTGGCTGTCGGTGGTTGGCAGCGCGCTGCTGCTGTCCTACTTCATCTTCGGCAAGAACGACTCGGTAGGCATCCTGTCGAATTTCTTCCCGTCGTTCGTGTCCGTCTACAACCTCGTTGTGCACATGCGCGAGATGAAGCGTCGCTCGTTGATCGAGAGTGAGGTCTGA
- a CDS encoding acyl-CoA dehydrogenase family protein: MDFRFTDDQLSIQAIARDFAQKRIVPVAAELDEKGEFPLDNIREMGQLGLMGIEVPTEYGGAGMDPIAYSLAMIEIAAADAATATIMSVNNSLFCTGILKHGTEEQKQKYVRAIAQGEAIGAYALTEPQSGSDASAMHTRATKNANGDWVINGKKSWITSGMVARYIILFAITTPGIGAKGVSAFIIDTQLPGFHAGKSEPKLGIRASATCEIEFTDYVCPKENLLGAEGKGFAMGMSLLDAGRIGIASQAVGIARAAYEASVQWSRDRKAFGQPIGTFQMTQAKIADMKCKLDAAMLLTLRAAWTKGEAEKNGGRFGTEASMAKLTASEAAMWIAHQAVQIHGGMGYSREMPLERYFRDAKITEIYEGTSEIQRIVIARAETGLR; this comes from the coding sequence ATGGATTTCCGCTTTACCGACGACCAGTTGTCCATCCAGGCCATTGCCCGCGATTTCGCGCAGAAGCGCATCGTGCCGGTGGCGGCGGAATTGGATGAGAAGGGGGAGTTCCCGCTCGACAACATCCGCGAGATGGGCCAGTTGGGCCTGATGGGCATCGAGGTGCCGACAGAGTACGGCGGTGCCGGCATGGACCCGATTGCCTACTCGCTGGCGATGATCGAGATCGCCGCAGCCGACGCAGCCACGGCGACCATCATGTCGGTCAACAATTCGCTGTTCTGCACCGGCATCCTCAAGCACGGTACGGAAGAGCAGAAGCAGAAGTACGTGCGCGCCATCGCACAAGGCGAGGCCATCGGTGCTTACGCACTGACTGAGCCCCAGTCCGGCTCGGACGCCTCGGCCATGCACACCCGTGCCACCAAGAATGCCAATGGCGACTGGGTGATCAACGGCAAGAAGAGCTGGATCACCTCAGGCATGGTGGCGCGCTACATCATCCTGTTTGCCATCACCACGCCAGGCATCGGCGCCAAAGGCGTGTCTGCCTTCATCATCGATACGCAGCTGCCGGGTTTCCACGCGGGCAAGAGCGAGCCCAAGCTGGGTATCCGCGCCTCGGCGACCTGCGAAATCGAGTTCACCGATTACGTGTGCCCGAAGGAGAACCTGCTGGGCGCCGAAGGCAAGGGTTTCGCCATGGGCATGAGCTTGCTCGATGCGGGCCGCATTGGCATTGCCTCGCAGGCCGTGGGCATTGCACGCGCTGCGTACGAGGCCTCGGTGCAGTGGTCGCGCGACCGCAAGGCGTTCGGCCAGCCCATCGGTACCTTCCAGATGACCCAGGCCAAGATCGCCGACATGAAGTGCAAGCTGGATGCAGCCATGCTGTTGACCTTGCGCGCCGCCTGGACAAAGGGCGAAGCGGAAAAGAACGGCGGCCGTTTCGGCACCGAGGCGTCCATGGCCAAGTTGACCGCGTCGGAAGCCGCGATGTGGATTGCACACCAGGCGGTGCAGATCCATGGCGGCATGGGTTACTCCAGGGAAATGCCGCTGGAGCGCTACTTCCGCGACGCCAAGATCACCGAGATCTACGAAGGCACCAGCGAGATCCAGCGCATTGTGATCGCGCGCGCTGAAACCGGCCTGCGCTGA
- a CDS encoding SDR family oxidoreductase, whose amino-acid sequence MKLSGHTIFITGGGSGIGRGLAEALHKRGNKVIIAGRRRSHLDAVIAANPGMEAIELDITDPASIERTAATLIAEHPELDVLINNAGIMQPDTVAGKIDDALLTATITTNLLGPIRMTSALIEHLKRKENAVVAYTSSVLAFVPMAVTGIYSSTKAALHSYVLSQRFMLRGTGVRVLEIAPPWVRTELMNSQEAEQAMPLDQFIAETITVLGTDADEILVDAAKLFRANVGPNEHDFVNNFNNQALALFAA is encoded by the coding sequence ATGAAACTTTCTGGCCACACGATCTTCATCACCGGCGGCGGTTCGGGCATTGGGCGCGGACTCGCTGAAGCGCTGCACAAGCGGGGCAACAAGGTGATCATTGCCGGCCGCCGGCGTAGCCATCTCGATGCGGTGATCGCCGCAAATCCAGGCATGGAGGCGATCGAGCTCGACATTACCGACCCAGCCAGCATCGAACGCACTGCAGCCACCTTGATCGCCGAGCATCCCGAGCTCGACGTGTTGATCAACAACGCCGGCATCATGCAGCCGGACACCGTGGCCGGAAAGATCGACGACGCGCTGCTGACGGCCACCATCACCACCAATCTGCTTGGGCCGATTCGCATGACCTCCGCGCTGATCGAACACCTCAAGCGCAAGGAGAACGCCGTGGTGGCGTACACCAGTTCCGTACTGGCCTTCGTGCCGATGGCAGTCACCGGCATCTATTCCTCAACCAAGGCCGCGCTGCACTCCTACGTGCTATCGCAGCGCTTCATGCTGCGTGGCACGGGTGTTCGCGTGCTGGAGATTGCTCCGCCGTGGGTGCGCACCGAGCTCATGAACAGCCAGGAAGCCGAGCAGGCCATGCCGCTGGATCAGTTCATTGCGGAAACCATCACCGTGCTGGGCACGGATGCGGATGAGATCCTGGTGGATGCCGCCAAGCTTTTCCGCGCCAACGTGGGCCCGAACGAGCACGACTTCGTCAACAACTTCAATAATCAGGCGCTTGCGCTGTTCGCCGCCTGA
- a CDS encoding LysR family transcriptional regulator has product MKRTGLDELKAVVAVATHLSFRAAATELGMSPSALSHAIGALEQRMGVRLFHRTTRSVALSEAGEQFLACVRPALRDIADAMDVVNQFRDTPTGTLRINVSLGAARMVLTPIVLRFLERYPDMHVDLVSNDRMMDIVAEGFDAGIRQRDAVPQDMIAVPCTPDLRFAIVGSPLISAIAKGPRPLPT; this is encoded by the coding sequence ATGAAACGCACCGGACTGGACGAACTCAAGGCTGTCGTTGCCGTTGCCACCCACCTGAGCTTTCGTGCCGCGGCCACCGAACTTGGCATGTCGCCATCGGCGCTCAGCCACGCTATCGGCGCGCTTGAGCAACGTATGGGCGTGCGGTTGTTCCATCGCACGACCCGTAGCGTGGCCTTGTCGGAAGCCGGCGAGCAGTTCCTGGCGTGTGTGCGCCCCGCACTACGCGACATCGCCGATGCGATGGACGTGGTCAACCAGTTCCGCGACACCCCGACCGGCACGCTGCGCATCAATGTGTCGCTGGGTGCTGCACGGATGGTGCTGACGCCCATCGTGCTGCGCTTCCTGGAGCGCTACCCCGACATGCACGTGGACCTGGTATCCAACGACCGCATGATGGATATCGTGGCCGAGGGTTTCGATGCGGGCATCCGCCAGCGCGATGCCGTTCCGCAGGACATGATCGCCGTGCCGTGCACGCCTGACCTGCGCTTTGCCATCGTCGGCTCGCCACTTATTTCCGCGATCGCGAAAGGCCCGCGTCCCCTGCCGACCTGA
- a CDS encoding TetR/AcrR family transcriptional regulator, with protein MGVSKQQAIENKKAIVAAAEKLFRERGVAAVGLAELTKAAGFTQGGFYNHFKSKDALVDAVMDKAMEDGVALLVSGIEASKEGAVDPMQQYVEWYLSSDHRGNIEAGCPLTAFAGDVRRLGTEARQAYAQGLEWNVDQLAKMIGGENAQANREKAIALFSQMVGSLVLSRAVAEANPALADEILKDGRQPLLQAMRE; from the coding sequence ATGGGCGTCTCAAAGCAGCAAGCCATTGAAAACAAAAAGGCAATCGTCGCCGCAGCGGAGAAACTCTTTCGCGAGCGCGGAGTGGCTGCCGTAGGCTTGGCGGAGCTGACCAAGGCGGCTGGCTTCACCCAGGGCGGCTTCTACAACCACTTCAAATCCAAGGACGCGCTGGTGGATGCCGTCATGGACAAGGCGATGGAGGACGGCGTGGCCTTGCTCGTGTCGGGCATTGAGGCCTCCAAGGAGGGAGCCGTCGACCCCATGCAGCAGTACGTAGAGTGGTATCTGTCCAGCGACCATCGGGGCAACATCGAGGCGGGCTGCCCGTTGACAGCGTTCGCCGGTGACGTACGCCGACTCGGCACAGAAGCGCGACAGGCCTATGCGCAGGGATTGGAGTGGAACGTCGACCAGTTGGCGAAGATGATCGGCGGCGAGAACGCGCAGGCCAACCGGGAAAAAGCCATCGCACTCTTCAGTCAGATGGTGGGCTCACTGGTGTTGTCGCGCGCCGTCGCGGAGGCCAATCCAGCGCTCGCCGATGAAATACTCAAGGATGGACGCCAGCCGTTGCTGCAAGCCATGCGGGAGTGA
- a CDS encoding LysR family transcriptional regulator, which yields MELLNDMALFVEVVKARGFRGASEATGVPNSTLSRRISGLEKAIGLRLLHRTTRKVELTEAGQVYFERCKRIVDEARLAHEQLGEMLAQPSGVLRASLPVDFATVYIAPLIAEFAQRYPGITFDLDLTPRQVDLVSEPFDVAIRIGEPPSSQLIARPLASFVPHLYASPRYLEHAGVPAEPADLESHECLNILKERPWVLHRGKESAEVTIRSRFTLNNVGLIARLATLGMGIVMLTDELVVDDLAAGRLVRVLPQWHGKPVPVYALTETRLLPAKTQRFIEFLKERLAGGDARSRQP from the coding sequence ATGGAACTCCTCAACGACATGGCGCTGTTCGTTGAAGTCGTCAAAGCCAGGGGTTTCCGGGGCGCATCCGAGGCAACCGGCGTTCCCAACTCCACTCTCTCGCGACGGATCAGTGGGCTGGAGAAGGCCATTGGACTTCGCCTGTTGCACCGGACGACGCGCAAGGTCGAGCTGACTGAGGCCGGCCAGGTCTATTTCGAGCGCTGCAAGCGCATCGTTGACGAGGCACGGCTGGCCCACGAACAGTTGGGCGAGATGCTGGCGCAGCCGAGCGGTGTGCTTCGCGCCTCGCTGCCGGTCGATTTCGCCACTGTCTACATAGCGCCGTTGATTGCGGAGTTTGCGCAGCGCTATCCCGGCATCACTTTCGACTTGGATCTGACGCCACGCCAGGTGGATCTGGTGAGCGAACCGTTCGACGTCGCCATACGTATCGGCGAGCCGCCGAGTTCGCAACTGATCGCGCGTCCGCTGGCGTCGTTTGTTCCGCATCTCTACGCGTCGCCGCGTTATCTCGAGCACGCAGGCGTACCCGCTGAGCCCGCCGACCTCGAAAGCCACGAGTGTCTGAACATCCTCAAGGAGCGGCCGTGGGTATTGCATCGCGGAAAGGAGTCCGCCGAGGTCACCATCCGCAGTCGCTTCACGTTGAACAACGTTGGTTTGATTGCGCGCCTTGCCACGCTCGGCATGGGAATCGTCATGCTCACTGACGAACTGGTGGTGGATGACCTGGCGGCGGGACGGCTGGTTCGCGTGTTGCCGCAATGGCACGGCAAGCCCGTGCCGGTGTATGCGCTTACGGAGACACGCTTGCTTCCGGCAAAGACACAGCGCTTCATCGAATTCCTGAAAGAGCGCCTCGCCGGAGGCGACGCGCGGTCGCGCCAGCCCTGA
- the metH gene encoding methionine synthase — MMPRYTRLSGLEPLVITPDLLFVNVGERTNVTGSAQFRKLIKEERYEEAVDVARQQVASGAQIIDVNMDEGLIDSEAAMTRFINLIAAEPDIARVPVMVDSSKWTVIEAGLRCLQGKGIVNSISMKEGEELFLEHARKVQQYGAAVVVMAFDEQGQADTCERKVEICTRAFELLTTKLDFAPEDIIFDPNIFAIATGIEEHNNYAVDFIEATQELKRRFPHSHISGGVSNVSFSFRGNNMVREAIHSVFLYHAIKAGMDMGIVNAGALMIYDDLPEELRDRVEDVVLNRRSDATERLLEIADNYRAKKGEVVTENLAWRDKPVRQRLSHALVHGIDQYVVEDTELARQESTRPLDVIEGPLMDGMNVVGDLFGAGKMFLPQVVKSARVMKKAVAHLIPFIEEEKARTGEASKSNGKIVMATVKGDVHDIGKNIVGVVLRCNNFDVIDLGVMVPTQKILETAIAENADIIGLSGLITPSLEEMSQVAREMQRQNFTIPLMIGGATTSRAHTALKIEPHYKSPTVWVKDASRAVGVAQSLLSKELVDNFIAKVKADYAEVRERHRNRAGGKSLVSLDKARAQRFNTDWASYEPPQPKKPGITIFDDYDLAELREYIDWSPFFNAWELAGHFPAILTDEIVGKQATELYKDAQAMLDTLIAEKWLKARGVIGFWPAASVGDDIRLQRENGETVVLHHLRQQVDKPVDRPDFCLSDFIAPKSAGKHDWIGGFAVTAGIGIDEHVARFEATHDDYSAILLKALADRFAEAFAERLHERVRQEFWGYTPDESLDNKSLIDEKYSGIRPAPGYPACPDHTEKGTLFTLLDATHNAGIELTDSFAMFPTAAVSGWYFSHPDSQYFVVGRLTREQVDDYAKRKGWTRDEAERWLAPNLDYDPD; from the coding sequence ATGATGCCCCGCTATACCCGCCTCTCCGGCCTCGAACCGCTGGTCATCACACCCGACCTGTTGTTCGTCAACGTGGGCGAACGCACCAACGTCACCGGCTCTGCCCAGTTCCGCAAGCTCATCAAGGAAGAGCGCTACGAGGAAGCGGTGGACGTCGCCCGCCAGCAGGTGGCCAGCGGTGCACAGATCATCGACGTCAACATGGACGAGGGCCTGATCGATTCGGAAGCGGCCATGACGCGCTTCATCAATCTGATCGCGGCCGAACCGGACATCGCCCGCGTGCCGGTGATGGTGGACTCCTCCAAGTGGACCGTGATCGAAGCCGGACTGCGCTGCCTGCAGGGCAAAGGCATCGTCAACTCCATCTCCATGAAGGAAGGCGAGGAGCTCTTCCTCGAGCACGCGCGCAAGGTGCAGCAGTATGGCGCTGCCGTGGTAGTGATGGCTTTCGACGAGCAAGGCCAGGCCGACACCTGCGAACGCAAGGTGGAGATCTGTACGCGTGCCTTCGAACTACTCACCACCAAGCTCGATTTTGCGCCTGAAGACATCATCTTCGATCCGAACATCTTCGCCATCGCGACGGGTATCGAAGAGCACAACAATTACGCGGTGGACTTCATCGAAGCCACCCAGGAACTCAAACGCCGCTTTCCGCATTCGCATATCTCGGGCGGCGTATCGAACGTGTCGTTCTCGTTCCGCGGCAACAACATGGTGCGCGAAGCGATCCATTCGGTATTCCTCTACCACGCCATCAAGGCGGGCATGGACATGGGCATTGTCAACGCCGGCGCGTTGATGATCTACGACGACCTGCCCGAGGAGCTACGCGATCGCGTCGAAGACGTGGTGCTGAACCGCCGCTCCGACGCCACCGAACGCCTGCTGGAAATCGCCGACAACTACAGGGCGAAGAAGGGCGAAGTCGTCACCGAGAACCTCGCCTGGCGCGATAAACCCGTACGCCAGCGCCTCAGCCATGCACTGGTGCACGGTATCGACCAGTACGTGGTGGAAGACACCGAACTCGCTCGTCAGGAATCCACCCGTCCGCTCGACGTCATCGAAGGCCCGTTGATGGACGGCATGAACGTCGTCGGCGACCTGTTCGGCGCCGGCAAGATGTTCCTGCCGCAGGTGGTGAAATCGGCCCGCGTGATGAAAAAGGCCGTGGCGCACCTGATCCCCTTTATCGAGGAAGAGAAGGCACGCACCGGCGAAGCCAGCAAGTCCAATGGCAAGATCGTCATGGCCACCGTGAAGGGCGACGTACACGACATCGGCAAGAACATCGTCGGCGTGGTGCTCCGCTGCAACAACTTCGACGTGATCGATCTCGGCGTGATGGTGCCGACGCAGAAGATCTTGGAAACGGCCATTGCCGAGAACGCCGACATCATCGGCCTGTCCGGCCTTATCACGCCATCGCTCGAAGAAATGAGCCAGGTCGCACGCGAAATGCAGCGGCAGAACTTCACCATCCCGCTGATGATCGGCGGCGCCACCACGTCGCGCGCGCACACCGCGTTGAAGATCGAGCCGCACTACAAATCGCCCACCGTATGGGTGAAGGACGCCTCACGCGCCGTCGGCGTGGCACAGTCACTCCTGAGCAAAGAGCTGGTCGACAACTTCATCGCCAAGGTAAAGGCCGACTACGCCGAAGTGCGCGAGCGCCATCGCAACCGCGCCGGCGGCAAGTCCCTCGTTTCGCTGGACAAGGCACGCGCGCAACGCTTCAACACCGACTGGGCCAGCTACGAGCCGCCGCAACCGAAGAAGCCAGGCATCACCATCTTCGACGATTACGATCTTGCCGAACTGCGCGAGTACATCGACTGGTCGCCGTTCTTCAACGCATGGGAGCTGGCCGGCCATTTCCCTGCGATCCTTACCGACGAAATCGTCGGCAAGCAAGCCACCGAGCTGTATAAGGACGCGCAGGCGATGCTGGACACGCTAATCGCGGAGAAGTGGCTGAAGGCCCGCGGCGTCATCGGGTTCTGGCCGGCCGCGAGCGTGGGCGATGACATCCGACTCCAGCGCGAGAATGGCGAAACTGTCGTGCTCCATCATTTGCGCCAGCAGGTGGACAAGCCCGTGGATCGGCCGGACTTCTGTCTCTCCGACTTCATCGCGCCCAAAAGCGCGGGCAAACACGATTGGATCGGCGGCTTCGCCGTGACCGCAGGCATCGGTATTGATGAGCACGTTGCGCGCTTCGAAGCCACGCACGATGACTACTCCGCCATCCTGCTGAAAGCGCTGGCCGACCGCTTCGCGGAGGCCTTCGCCGAGCGCTTGCATGAGCGCGTGCGACAAGAGTTCTGGGGCTACACACCCGACGAGTCACTCGACAACAAGTCGCTGATCGACGAGAAGTACAGCGGCATCCGCCCTGCTCCCGGCTACCCGGCCTGCCCCGACCATACCGAGAAAGGCACGCTGTTCACGCTGCTCGACGCCACCCACAACGCGGGCATCGAACTGACCGACAGTTTCGCCATGTTCCCGACCGCCGCCGTATCCGGCTGGTATTTCTCGCATCCGGACAGCCAGTATTTCGTGGTGGGCCGTCTCACCCGCGAACAGGTGGACGACTACGCCAAGCGCAAGGGTTGGACACGCGACGAAGCAGAACGCTGGCTGGCACCGAACCTGGATTACGACCCCGATTGA
- a CDS encoding nuclear transport factor 2 family protein, with the protein MSKTSPEQNKALVLKAFDTLFNQRDYAAAERFWSDSYIQHSAHIEPGRDGLINLIRAIPDTLRYEHGLILAEGDYVIVHGRFSGHGRPAAWVAADVVRIENGKLAEHWDVLQDEATQTESKSGLPMFGNRFPA; encoded by the coding sequence ATGTCAAAGACGTCACCCGAGCAGAACAAGGCCCTGGTCCTGAAGGCGTTCGACACGCTGTTCAACCAGCGCGACTACGCCGCCGCCGAGCGCTTCTGGTCTGACAGCTACATCCAGCACAGCGCGCATATCGAACCGGGCCGCGATGGCCTGATCAACCTGATCCGCGCCATCCCCGACACGCTGCGCTATGAGCACGGGCTGATTCTCGCCGAAGGCGACTACGTGATCGTGCATGGACGCTTCTCCGGCCATGGCCGCCCCGCCGCGTGGGTTGCCGCGGATGTGGTGCGCATCGAGAACGGCAAGCTCGCCGAACACTGGGACGTGTTGCAAGACGAAGCCACGCAAACCGAATCCAAGAGCGGACTGCCGATGTTCGGCAACCGCTTCCCCGCATAA
- a CDS encoding LysR substrate-binding domain-containing protein has protein sequence MSHTCIRARLPTGTPYRWEFEKHGEAVTVDVAGPLTLSQWDLMVEAALQGVGLAYASEWTVAEHIASGRLVRVLDDWTPPYPGLALYYPGHRHVPAGLRALVELVKEVMRGD, from the coding sequence ATGTCCCATACCTGCATCCGCGCACGTCTGCCCACAGGGACGCCGTATCGCTGGGAGTTCGAGAAGCACGGGGAAGCCGTCACCGTGGACGTAGCCGGCCCGCTGACGCTCAGCCAATGGGACCTGATGGTGGAGGCTGCGCTGCAAGGCGTAGGCCTGGCCTATGCCAGCGAATGGACCGTGGCCGAGCACATCGCCTCAGGTCGGCTTGTCCGCGTACTGGACGACTGGACGCCGCCCTATCCCGGCTTGGCGCTGTACTACCCCGGCCACCGCCACGTGCCCGCGGGATTGCGCGCGCTGGTCGAGTTGGTGAAAGAGGTTATGCGAGGCGATTGA
- a CDS encoding ArsR/SmtB family transcription factor has product MDLATASSVLRLLADPTRVRLLALLEREELTVAELAAVLHLAQPRVSTHLAKLKEAELVRDRRAGVSAYYRANAETDEHLQVLLKSLRDNIDDALLREDAERLPGVLAQRASEEGWADTVAGDMERHYSPGRTWETLARSLLQLLETGDVLDIASGDGITAELLAPHAHSIVCVDSSERVVDAAAQRLKSFHNVEVLKGDMHALDLGERRFDLVLMLHALTYAEHPATAVAEAARLLRSGGRLLAVTLGKHDHRAVVEPFDHRNLGFSHDELNGFAQKAGLEAMSCTRLSRERKAPYFEVISLLARKP; this is encoded by the coding sequence ATGGACTTGGCTACCGCCTCCAGCGTCTTGCGTCTGCTGGCGGACCCCACCCGGGTGCGCTTGCTCGCCCTGCTCGAACGCGAGGAACTCACCGTGGCCGAGCTCGCCGCGGTGCTTCACCTTGCCCAGCCGCGCGTGTCCACCCACCTCGCCAAGCTCAAGGAAGCGGAGCTGGTGCGCGACCGCCGCGCAGGCGTCTCCGCCTATTACCGCGCCAACGCCGAAACCGACGAACACCTGCAGGTACTACTGAAGTCCCTGCGCGACAACATCGACGACGCGCTGCTGCGCGAAGATGCCGAGCGACTGCCAGGTGTACTCGCGCAGCGCGCCAGCGAAGAAGGCTGGGCCGATACCGTGGCGGGTGACATGGAGCGCCATTATTCACCGGGCCGCACCTGGGAAACCCTGGCTCGTTCGCTGCTGCAACTATTGGAAACCGGCGACGTGCTGGATATCGCCTCCGGCGATGGCATTACCGCCGAGCTACTGGCGCCGCATGCGCATTCCATTGTTTGCGTGGACAGCAGCGAGCGGGTGGTGGACGCCGCCGCGCAACGCCTCAAGTCTTTCCACAACGTCGAAGTGCTCAAAGGCGACATGCACGCGCTCGATCTCGGCGAGCGTCGCTTCGACCTTGTGCTGATGCTGCACGCCCTTACCTATGCCGAACACCCGGCCACCGCCGTTGCCGAGGCCGCACGCCTACTGCGCAGCGGCGGACGCCTGCTGGCCGTGACGCTGGGCAAGCACGACCACCGTGCCGTGGTGGAGCCGTTCGATCACCGCAACCTTGGCTTCTCGCACGATGAATTGAATGGCTTCGCCCAAAAGGCCGGCCTGGAAGCCATGAGCTGTACGCGACTGAGCCGCGAGCGCAAGGCGCCTTATTTCGAAGTGATCAGCCTGCTCGCACGCAAGCCCTGA
- a CDS encoding homocysteine S-methyltransferase family protein, which yields MSTLPWLHPERVALLEKGLRERILIIDGGMGTMLQGHQLDETAFRGERFVDGHDSTHAHDHPGDCDLKGNNDLLTLTTPDIIRGVHEAYLAAGADLVETNTFNSTRISQADYHLEHLAYELNREGARLARAACDTFEAKTPDKPRFVIGVLGPTSRTASLSPDVNDPGFRNVTFEELVSNYTESTAGLMDGGADVIMVETIFDTLNAKAALFAISELFRERGVRLPVMISGTITDRSGRTLSGQTAEAFYYSVQHARPISVGLNCALGAADLRPHVQVLSDTATCFISTHPNAGLPNAFGEYDETPEQMASVISGFARDGLLNMVGGCCGTTPAHIKAIADAVRDVAPRALPAKAQEAA from the coding sequence ATGAGCACCCTACCCTGGCTCCACCCCGAACGCGTTGCCCTGCTGGAAAAGGGCCTGCGCGAGCGCATCCTGATCATCGATGGCGGCATGGGTACCATGCTGCAAGGCCATCAGTTGGACGAAACCGCCTTTCGCGGCGAACGCTTCGTCGATGGTCACGACAGCACGCACGCGCATGACCACCCCGGCGATTGCGACCTCAAGGGCAACAACGACCTGCTCACGCTGACCACCCCGGACATTATCCGCGGCGTGCACGAAGCGTATCTGGCCGCCGGTGCGGATCTGGTTGAAACCAACACCTTCAACTCCACACGCATCAGCCAGGCCGATTACCACCTGGAGCATCTGGCGTACGAGTTGAACCGGGAAGGCGCACGCCTCGCCCGCGCCGCCTGCGACACGTTCGAAGCAAAGACACCGGACAAGCCGCGCTTCGTCATCGGCGTGCTCGGCCCGACCAGCCGCACCGCCTCGTTGTCGCCTGACGTCAACGATCCAGGCTTCCGTAACGTCACTTTCGAAGAACTGGTAAGCAACTACACCGAATCCACCGCAGGCCTGATGGACGGCGGTGCCGACGTGATCATGGTCGAAACCATCTTCGACACGCTCAATGCCAAGGCCGCGCTGTTCGCCATCAGCGAACTGTTCCGCGAGCGCGGTGTGCGCCTGCCCGTGATGATCTCCGGCACCATCACCGACCGCTCCGGCCGCACGCTCTCCGGCCAGACGGCCGAAGCGTTCTATTACTCGGTACAGCACGCGCGCCCGATCTCTGTGGGCCTCAACTGCGCGCTGGGCGCCGCCGACCTGCGCCCGCACGTGCAGGTGCTGTCCGACACCGCCACCTGTTTCATCAGCACGCACCCGAACGCAGGCCTGCCCAATGCCTTCGGCGAGTACGACGAAACGCCGGAGCAGATGGCCTCCGTGATCAGCGGCTTCGCCCGCGACGGTCTGCTCAATATGGTCGGTGGCTGCTGCGGCACCACGCCCGCACACATCAAAGCCATCGCCGATGCGGTGCGTGACGTCGCGCCGCGTGCCCTACCTGCCAAAGCGCAGGAGGCCGCATGA